The following coding sequences are from one Sphingomonadaceae bacterium OTU29LAMAA1 window:
- the rpsE gene encoding 30S ribosomal protein S5, which yields MADENNVQPAAAEGASQETQAQAPQGGQQGGGYAGPGGGGRGGPRGGRGGGGGGRGPGGPGGNRGGRDGGRGRDGRGGRPGQDDGGEELIEKLVHINRVSKTVKGGKRFGFAALVVVGDGKGRVGFGHGKAREVPEAISKATAAAKKAMVRVPLKDGRTLHHDGNGHFGAGRVTLRSAPQGTGIIAGGPMRAIFESLGVADVVTKSIGTSNPYNMIRATFEALGEQTSPKSVAQRRGKKIADLIGRGGSQTAEADAAAVVE from the coding sequence ATGGCTGACGAGAACAACGTGCAGCCCGCAGCGGCTGAAGGCGCTTCCCAGGAGACGCAGGCACAGGCGCCCCAGGGTGGCCAGCAGGGCGGCGGCTATGCCGGTCCCGGCGGCGGTGGCCGTGGTGGTCCCCGTGGCGGTCGCGGTGGCGGCGGTGGCGGTCGCGGTCCGGGTGGCCCCGGCGGCAATCGCGGCGGTCGTGACGGTGGTCGCGGTCGCGACGGTCGTGGCGGTCGTCCGGGTCAGGACGACGGCGGCGAAGAGCTGATCGAGAAGCTGGTCCACATCAATCGCGTCTCGAAGACGGTGAAGGGCGGCAAGCGCTTCGGCTTCGCGGCGCTGGTCGTCGTGGGCGACGGCAAGGGTCGTGTCGGCTTCGGCCACGGCAAGGCGCGCGAAGTGCCGGAAGCCATCTCCAAGGCCACTGCGGCTGCGAAGAAGGCGATGGTTCGCGTTCCCCTGAAGGACGGTCGCACGCTGCATCACGACGGCAACGGCCATTTCGGTGCCGGTCGCGTGACGCTCCGTTCGGCGCCGCAGGGCACCGGCATCATCGCAGGTGGCCCGATGCGCGCCATCTTCGAGAGCCTGGGTGTCGCGGACGTCGTGACCAAGTCGATCGGTACGTCCAACCCCTACAACATGATCCGCGCCACGTTCGAGGCACTGGGTGAGCAGACTTCGCCGAAGTCGGTCGCACAGCGTCGTGGCAAGAAGATCGCCGACCTGATCGGCCGCGGTGGTTCGCAGACCGCCGAGGCGGATGCTGCGGCCGTCGTGGAGTAA
- the rpsN gene encoding 30S ribosomal protein S14 codes for MAKLSSINKNERRKKLVKQYAPKLAKLKAMANDQSLDESERLIARLKMAELPRNSNPTRIRNRCEITGRPRAYYRKFRLARVMLRDLANKGMIPGLTKSSW; via the coding sequence ATGGCGAAACTGAGTTCGATCAACAAGAATGAGCGTCGCAAGAAGCTTGTGAAGCAATACGCTCCCAAGCTGGCGAAGCTGAAGGCAATGGCCAACGACCAGAGCCTCGACGAGAGCGAGCGTCTGATCGCCCGCCTCAAGATGGCGGAACTGCCGCGCAATTCGAACCCGACCCGGATCCGCAACCGTTGCGAGATCACCGGTCGTCCGCGCGCGTACTACCGCAAGTTCCGTCTCGCTCGCGTGATGCTTCGTGATCTGGCCAACAAGGGCATGATCCCGGGCCTCACCAAGTCGAGCTGGTAA
- a CDS encoding response regulator transcription factor, whose translation MSRKILIVEDDSSTAAYLAKGLSEAGYAVEVTHDGRDGLFLASEGIFDLIIADRMLPGLDGLAMVSAIRGAGIATPVLVLSALAAVDDRVDGLKAGADDYLCKPFSFAELSARIEALVRRSDRAATEPARTRLAVGDLEIDLLSRAVTRAGRTIPLGAREFNLLEFLARHAGQVVTRTMMLEKIWNYHFDPGSNVVDVHIGRLRRKLEDGFASPILHTVRGAGYRLAADAG comes from the coding sequence GTGAGCCGCAAGATCCTGATCGTCGAGGATGACAGCTCGACCGCAGCCTATCTGGCGAAAGGGCTGTCGGAGGCCGGTTATGCGGTCGAGGTGACACATGACGGGCGCGATGGCCTGTTCCTTGCCAGCGAAGGCATCTTCGACCTCATCATCGCCGATCGCATGCTGCCGGGGCTCGACGGCCTCGCGATGGTGAGCGCGATCCGTGGCGCGGGCATCGCGACGCCGGTGCTCGTCCTCTCCGCGCTTGCGGCAGTCGACGACCGGGTCGACGGGTTGAAGGCGGGTGCCGACGATTATCTCTGCAAACCATTCTCGTTCGCCGAACTGTCCGCGCGGATCGAGGCGCTCGTCCGACGTTCGGATCGTGCCGCGACCGAACCGGCGCGGACGAGGCTGGCGGTCGGAGACCTCGAAATCGATCTCCTCTCCCGCGCCGTCACCCGCGCCGGTCGCACGATCCCGCTGGGTGCGCGCGAATTCAACCTGCTCGAATTCCTGGCCCGCCACGCCGGGCAGGTCGTCACCCGCACGATGATGCTGGAAAAGATCTGGAACTATCATTTCGATCCGGGCAGCAACGTCGTCGATGTCCATATCGGCCGGCTGCGCCGCAAGCTTGAGGATGGCTTTGCCTCGCCGATCCTGCATACGGTGCGCGGTGCCGGCTATCGGCTGGCGGCCGACGCCGGCTGA
- the rplE gene encoding 50S ribosomal protein L5: MADAAYKPRMKGMYEDSIIKAMVEKFGYKNVNEIPRIDKIVLNMGVGEATQDKKRVDQAASEMELIAGQKPVITKAKKSIAQFKLREGMPIGVKVTLRRERMYEFLDRFITIALPRVRDFRGLNPKSFDGRGNYACGIKEQIVFPEINYDRIDKVRGMDVIVTTTAKTDDEARELLRLFGFPFPQPEADEQKQAA, encoded by the coding sequence ATGGCTGATGCAGCTTACAAGCCCCGCATGAAGGGCATGTACGAAGACTCGATCATCAAGGCGATGGTCGAGAAGTTCGGCTACAAGAACGTCAACGAGATTCCGCGGATCGACAAGATCGTCCTGAACATGGGCGTCGGCGAGGCGACCCAGGACAAGAAGCGCGTCGATCAGGCTGCTTCCGAAATGGAGCTGATCGCGGGCCAGAAGCCGGTGATCACCAAGGCGAAGAAGTCGATCGCGCAGTTCAAGCTGCGTGAAGGCATGCCGATCGGCGTGAAGGTCACCCTTCGCCGCGAGCGCATGTACGAATTCCTCGACCGTTTCATCACGATCGCTCTTCCCCGCGTCCGCGATTTTCGTGGGCTCAATCCGAAGAGCTTCGATGGCCGCGGCAATTACGCCTGCGGTATCAAGGAGCAGATCGTGTTCCCCGAGATCAACTATGACCGCATCGACAAGGTGCGCGGCATGGACGTGATCGTCACCACCACCGCGAAGACCGACGACGAAGCGCGCGAGCTGCTCCGCCTGTTCGGCTTCCCGTTCCCGCAGCCCGAGGCTGACGAGCAGAAGCAGGCTGCGTGA
- the rplO gene encoding 50S ribosomal protein L15, whose amino-acid sequence MKLNELRDNQGARKSKIRVGRGIGSGKGKTGGRGQKGQKSREGVSIAGFEGGQMPLHMRLPKRGFNNIFAKDYAEVNTGAIQKAIDSGKLSAEGTIDQAALKAAGLVRGGKDGVRLLAKGELTTKLSFLVAGASAGAKAQVEKTGGALEIPVVVPAAEKAAAKKGVQYKARQEKKASFKA is encoded by the coding sequence ATGAAGCTCAACGAACTCCGCGACAACCAGGGTGCCCGCAAGTCCAAGATCCGCGTCGGACGCGGTATCGGCTCGGGCAAGGGCAAGACCGGCGGTCGCGGCCAGAAGGGCCAGAAGAGCCGTGAAGGCGTCAGCATCGCCGGCTTCGAAGGCGGCCAGATGCCGCTCCACATGCGTCTGCCGAAGCGTGGCTTCAACAACATCTTCGCCAAGGATTATGCCGAGGTGAACACCGGCGCGATCCAGAAGGCGATCGATTCGGGCAAGCTGTCGGCCGAAGGCACGATCGATCAGGCGGCGCTGAAGGCAGCCGGTTTGGTGCGTGGCGGCAAGGACGGCGTCCGTCTGCTCGCCAAGGGCGAACTGACGACCAAGCTGTCGTTCCTGGTTGCCGGCGCATCGGCCGGTGCGAAGGCGCAGGTCGAAAAGACCGGCGGCGCGCTGGAAATCCCGGTCGTCGTGCCGGCCGCCGAGAAGGCCGCCGCCAAGAAGGGCGTGCAGTACAAGGCACGCCAGGAAAAGAAGGCGTCGTTCAAGGCGTAA
- a CDS encoding adenylate kinase gives MNIILLGPPGAGKGTQAQRLMAERGMVQLSTGDMLRAAVKAGSPVGLQARAVMEAGELVSDAIVSALIGERLDQGVAGGAIFDGYPRTAAQAEALDLLLEERGLTLDHVIELEVDEAALIERVEGRYTCAKCGEGYHDRFKLPRQEGVCDVCGSTEFKRRPDDNAETVRTRMQEYRAKTAPILPIYQARGLVERVNGMADIDHVSQAIASILDG, from the coding sequence GTGAACATCATCCTTCTCGGGCCGCCGGGTGCAGGCAAGGGCACCCAGGCGCAGCGGCTGATGGCCGAGCGCGGCATGGTGCAATTGTCGACCGGCGACATGCTGCGCGCCGCGGTCAAGGCGGGTTCGCCCGTCGGGTTGCAGGCCAGGGCCGTGATGGAAGCGGGCGAACTGGTGTCGGATGCGATCGTATCCGCGTTGATCGGCGAACGGTTGGATCAGGGTGTCGCCGGGGGCGCGATCTTCGATGGATATCCACGGACCGCGGCTCAGGCCGAAGCGCTTGATCTGCTGCTTGAGGAGCGCGGCCTGACGCTCGACCATGTCATCGAGCTGGAAGTCGACGAGGCAGCGCTGATCGAGCGCGTCGAGGGTCGCTATACCTGTGCCAAATGTGGCGAAGGGTATCACGATCGCTTCAAGCTGCCCCGGCAGGAGGGCGTCTGCGACGTCTGCGGCTCGACCGAGTTCAAGCGCCGCCCGGACGACAATGCGGAGACCGTCCGCACCCGTATGCAGGAATATCGCGCCAAGACTGCGCCGATCCTGCCGATCTATCAGGCGCGCGGGCTGGTGGAACGGGTGAACGGCATGGCGGATATCGACCATGTGTCACAGGCTATCGCCAGCATTCTGGACGGGTGA
- the rpmD gene encoding 50S ribosomal protein L30 translates to MATVKIKQTGSPIRRTKDQRATLIGLGLNKMHKVSELEDSPEVRGMIRKVQHMVEVQG, encoded by the coding sequence ATGGCAACCGTCAAGATCAAGCAGACCGGCTCGCCGATTCGCCGGACCAAGGACCAGCGCGCGACGCTGATCGGTCTCGGCCTCAACAAGATGCACAAGGTTTCGGAGCTGGAGGACAGCCCCGAGGTCCGCGGGATGATCCGCAAGGTGCAGCACATGGTCGAGGTGCAGGGCTAA
- the rpsM gene encoding 30S ribosomal protein S13, which produces MARIAGVNIPTNKRVVIALTYIHGIGLTKSKEITAKLNIAPERRVQDLTDQEVLQIRETIDADHTVEGDLRRETAMNIKRLMDLACYRGLRHRKGLPVRGQRTHTNARTRKGKAKPIAGKKK; this is translated from the coding sequence ATGGCACGTATCGCGGGTGTCAACATCCCGACCAACAAGCGCGTGGTGATCGCGCTGACCTACATTCACGGCATTGGTCTGACCAAGTCGAAGGAAATCACCGCCAAGCTGAACATCGCGCCCGAGCGCCGCGTTCAGGACCTGACCGATCAGGAGGTTCTCCAGATCCGCGAGACGATCGACGCCGACCACACGGTCGAGGGTGATCTGCGTCGCGAGACCGCGATGAACATCAAGCGCCTGATGGACCTCGCCTGCTATCGCGGCCTGCGTCATCGCAAGGGCCTGCCGGTCCGCGGCCAGCGCACGCACACCAATGCGCGCACCCGCAAGGGCAAGGCGAAGCCGATCGCAGGTAAGAAGAAGTAA
- the rplF gene encoding 50S ribosomal protein L6, which produces MSRIGKKPVPVPAGVTPSIDKGIISVKGPKGTLTMPMRDEISYTIEDGGISVQPANDTKRARAFWGMQRTMVQNLVTGVTDGFTKKLLITGVGYRAAAQGRNLKLQLGYSHDVNIDVPEGIEVKTPDATTVEISGSDKQKVGQLAAEIRQWRKPEPYKGKGIKYDGEFIFRKEGKKK; this is translated from the coding sequence ATGAGCCGCATCGGTAAGAAGCCGGTTCCCGTACCGGCCGGCGTGACGCCGTCGATCGACAAGGGCATCATCAGCGTGAAGGGTCCCAAGGGCACCCTCACGATGCCGATGCGCGACGAGATCAGCTACACGATCGAGGACGGCGGCATTTCGGTGCAGCCGGCGAACGACACCAAGCGCGCCCGTGCCTTCTGGGGCATGCAGCGTACGATGGTGCAGAACCTGGTGACCGGCGTGACCGACGGCTTCACCAAGAAGCTGCTCATCACCGGCGTCGGCTACCGCGCCGCGGCGCAGGGTCGCAACCTCAAGCTGCAGCTCGGCTACAGCCACGACGTCAACATCGACGTGCCGGAAGGCATCGAGGTGAAGACGCCGGACGCCACCACCGTCGAGATCAGCGGTTCCGACAAGCAGAAGGTCGGCCAGCTGGCCGCCGAGATTCGTCAGTGGCGCAAGCCCGAGCCGTACAAGGGCAAGGGCATCAAGTACGACGGCGAGTTCATCTTCCGCAAGGAAGGGAAGAAGAAGTAA
- the rplR gene encoding 50S ribosomal protein L18, which translates to MTKGLSLFAKRRRRNRTALKARSGTRPRLSIHRSGKHMYAQVIDDVAGKTVASASTLEKDVRDTSGANIAAAAAVGTRVAEAAKAAGVTQVVFDRGGFLFHGRVKALAEAAREAGLEF; encoded by the coding sequence ATGACCAAGGGTCTCTCTCTTTTCGCGAAGCGCCGTCGGCGCAACCGTACCGCGCTGAAGGCGCGTTCGGGCACCCGTCCGCGGTTGTCCATCCATCGTTCGGGCAAGCATATGTACGCCCAGGTGATCGACGATGTCGCCGGCAAGACCGTTGCGTCGGCGTCCACCCTGGAAAAGGACGTGCGCGACACGTCCGGTGCGAACATCGCGGCAGCGGCGGCAGTCGGCACCCGCGTGGCGGAGGCCGCGAAGGCAGCCGGCGTGACGCAGGTCGTGTTCGATCGCGGTGGCTTCCTGTTCCACGGCCGTGTCAAGGCGCTGGCGGAAGCCGCGCGTGAAGCCGGATTGGAGTTCTAA
- the rplN gene encoding 50S ribosomal protein L14, which produces MIQMQSNLDVADNSGAKRVQCIKVLGGSKRRTASVGDIIVVSIKEAQPRGKVKKGDVHRAVIVRTAKDIHRADGSTIRFDGNAAVLVNKNEEPIGTRIFGPVVRELRGKKHMKIISLAPEVL; this is translated from the coding sequence ATGATCCAGATGCAATCCAATCTCGACGTCGCAGACAACAGCGGCGCGAAGCGGGTGCAGTGCATCAAGGTGCTGGGCGGCTCGAAGCGTCGCACGGCATCGGTCGGCGACATCATCGTCGTCAGCATCAAGGAAGCACAGCCCCGCGGCAAGGTGAAGAAGGGTGACGTGCATCGTGCCGTCATCGTCCGCACCGCCAAGGACATCCACCGTGCCGATGGCTCGACCATCCGCTTCGACGGCAACGCTGCCGTTCTGGTCAACAAGAACGAGGAGCCGATCGGCACCCGTATCTTTGGCCCGGTCGTGCGCGAGCTGCGTGGCAAGAAGCACATGAAGATCATCTCTCTCGCTCCCGAGGTGCTGTAA
- the rpmC gene encoding 50S ribosomal protein L29, producing the protein MAKTDFVSQSDDQLSENLGQLKREQFNLRFQAATNQLEKPSRVKEVRRDIARIKTLQAQRTSAAAAK; encoded by the coding sequence ATGGCTAAGACCGATTTCGTCAGCCAGAGCGACGATCAGCTGTCCGAGAACCTCGGCCAACTGAAGCGTGAGCAGTTCAACCTCCGCTTCCAGGCGGCAACGAACCAGCTCGAGAAGCCGAGCCGCGTCAAGGAAGTCCGTCGCGACATCGCGCGGATCAAGACCCTCCAGGCGCAGCGCACCAGCGCCGCGGCTGCCAAGTAA
- the rpsH gene encoding 30S ribosomal protein S8 → MALTDPLGDLLTRIRNGQRAKKDSVLSPSSKLRIRVLDVLQREGYIRGYSDEQMGPAAGVRIELKYFEGQPAIKHVARVSKPGRRVYSGSQELPRVRNGLGITIVSTPRGVLSDAEAREQNVGGEVLAEVF, encoded by the coding sequence ATGGCATTGACCGATCCCCTGGGTGATTTGCTCACCCGCATCCGCAACGGCCAGCGCGCGAAGAAGGACTCCGTCCTGTCGCCGTCGTCGAAGCTCCGCATCCGCGTTCTCGACGTGCTCCAGCGCGAAGGCTACATCCGTGGCTACAGCGACGAGCAGATGGGTCCGGCAGCGGGCGTCCGCATCGAGCTGAAGTATTTCGAGGGCCAGCCCGCGATCAAGCACGTCGCGCGCGTCTCGAAGCCCGGCCGCCGCGTCTATTCCGGTTCGCAGGAACTGCCGCGCGTCCGCAACGGCCTCGGCATCACCATCGTTTCGACGCCTCGCGGCGTTCTGTCCGACGCGGAAGCGCGCGAGCAGAATGTCGGCGGCGAAGTCCTTGCGGAGGTCTTCTGA
- a CDS encoding HAMP domain-containing histidine kinase produces the protein MRLSVTARIALLSIGLALVSNLVLVGFVWTRTDAAVIGTVRRETIEQSDAMRALYRAGGLPAVIEAIEHARAAGDTSLLLAVLNRNGDRVAGFGPRRIAVPLVPSLFRIADVDASAATGDIGYSLRPIGGHWLLAGRRLDLVEAERRAIEGALAIAVLLSLVLGVAAGLVLARYVGRRLNRIAAVIAAAGEGDLSRRVPVAVARRDSFDRLGHQLNLMLGKLERLMVELRLVTDSLAHDLRSPLTRLRTKTEQAVLIADPAAREAALGGLLVETDLVMRMLTMVIEISRSESVSRDRFIMVEPAALVGEIAELYEPVAEEAGLDFTVAIDASAPAMPLHRELLSQAITNLIDNALKHAADGGVLTLRLVVHGQAIAIQVEDRGSGIAESDRAQARKRFGRLDAARTTPGAGLGMALIEAAARLHDGRFELADNAPGLIARIVLPI, from the coding sequence ATGCGCCTGTCGGTCACCGCCCGTATCGCCTTGCTCTCGATCGGTCTGGCGCTCGTCTCCAATCTGGTGCTGGTCGGTTTCGTCTGGACCCGCACCGATGCGGCGGTGATCGGCACCGTGCGGCGCGAGACGATCGAGCAGTCGGATGCGATGCGTGCGCTCTACCGGGCGGGGGGCTTGCCGGCGGTGATCGAAGCGATCGAGCATGCACGTGCCGCGGGAGATACTTCGCTGCTGCTGGCGGTGCTCAATCGCAACGGTGATCGCGTCGCCGGCTTCGGGCCACGGCGGATCGCGGTGCCGCTGGTCCCCAGCCTGTTCCGCATCGCCGATGTCGACGCATCCGCCGCCACCGGCGATATCGGCTATTCGCTGCGCCCGATCGGCGGACACTGGCTGCTCGCCGGACGTCGGCTGGACCTCGTCGAGGCGGAGCGGCGCGCGATCGAGGGCGCGCTGGCGATCGCGGTGCTGCTGTCGCTGGTGCTCGGCGTCGCTGCGGGGCTGGTGCTGGCCCGCTACGTCGGCAGGCGGCTCAACCGGATCGCGGCGGTGATCGCGGCCGCAGGCGAGGGCGATCTGTCGCGCCGCGTTCCCGTCGCGGTCGCCCGCCGCGATTCGTTCGATCGGCTCGGCCATCAACTCAATCTGATGCTGGGCAAGCTGGAACGGCTGATGGTGGAACTCCGCCTCGTCACCGACAGCCTGGCACACGATCTGCGCTCGCCGCTCACGCGGTTGCGCACCAAGACCGAACAGGCGGTGCTGATCGCCGATCCTGCTGCACGAGAGGCGGCGTTGGGCGGGCTACTGGTCGAAACCGACCTCGTCATGCGCATGCTGACCATGGTTATCGAAATCAGCCGTTCCGAATCGGTCTCACGCGATCGCTTCATCATGGTCGAGCCTGCCGCACTCGTCGGGGAAATCGCCGAACTGTACGAGCCAGTGGCGGAGGAGGCGGGGCTCGACTTCACCGTCGCGATCGACGCGTCCGCGCCGGCGATGCCGCTGCATCGCGAGTTGCTCAGTCAGGCGATCACCAACCTGATCGACAATGCGCTGAAGCATGCCGCCGACGGGGGCGTGTTGACGCTGCGGCTGGTCGTGCACGGGCAGGCGATCGCAATCCAGGTCGAGGATCGCGGCTCCGGCATCGCCGAATCGGATCGCGCGCAGGCACGCAAGCGCTTCGGGCGGCTGGATGCCGCGCGGACCACGCCGGGGGCCGGACTCGGCATGGCTTTGATCGAGGCGGCGGCGCGGCTGCACGACGGCCGCTTCGAACTGGCCGACAACGCACCCGGACTGATCGCACGGATCGTCCTGCCGATCTGA
- the rpsK gene encoding 30S ribosomal protein S11 — translation MAREPQRIRRRERKNITSGVAHVNASFNNTMITITDAQGNAISWSSAGAMGFKGSRKSTPYAAQVAAEDAGKKAAEHGVRTIEVEVKGPGSGRESALRALQAVGFQITSIRDVTSIPHNGVRPSKRRRV, via the coding sequence ATGGCACGTGAACCGCAGCGTATTCGCCGTCGCGAACGCAAGAACATCACCTCTGGCGTCGCGCATGTGAACGCCAGCTTCAACAACACCATGATCACCATCACCGACGCGCAGGGCAACGCCATTTCGTGGTCGTCCGCCGGCGCGATGGGATTCAAGGGCAGCCGCAAGTCGACCCCGTACGCCGCTCAGGTGGCCGCGGAAGACGCCGGCAAGAAGGCCGCCGAGCACGGCGTTCGCACCATCGAAGTCGAAGTGAAGGGTCCGGGTTCGGGCCGTGAATCGGCTCTCCGTGCGCTGCAGGCGGTCGGTTTCCAGATCACGTCGATCCGCGACGTCACCTCGATCCCGCACAATGGCGTGCGTCCTTCGAAGCGTCGTCGCGTCTGA
- the rpsQ gene encoding 30S ribosomal protein S17: MPKRVLTGLIVSDKGEKTVVVNVERKVKHPLYGKIIRRSKKYHAHDEANEYKQGETVRIEETAPISKLKTWKVVDRVNTHATPERVDVDA, encoded by the coding sequence ATGCCGAAGCGCGTGCTGACCGGACTGATCGTGTCCGACAAGGGCGAGAAGACGGTGGTCGTGAACGTGGAGCGCAAGGTCAAGCACCCGCTCTACGGCAAGATCATCCGTCGTTCGAAGAAGTACCACGCCCATGACGAGGCGAACGAGTACAAGCAGGGCGAGACCGTGCGCATCGAAGAGACTGCGCCGATCTCGAAGCTGAAGACCTGGAAGGTCGTCGATCGGGTCAACACCCACGCGACGCCCGAGCGGGTCGACGTCGACGCATAA
- the rplX gene encoding 50S ribosomal protein L24: MAAAKIKKGDRVVVLSGKDKGKTGTVTLAMPKDGKVVVEGVNIATRHKKPTQANPQGGLEKIEAPMHISKVAHVTADGKPTRVRFETQDGKKVRVAVKTGDKIDG; this comes from the coding sequence ATGGCTGCCGCGAAGATCAAGAAGGGTGACCGCGTCGTCGTTCTGTCCGGCAAGGACAAGGGCAAGACCGGCACCGTGACGCTGGCGATGCCGAAGGACGGCAAGGTCGTGGTCGAGGGCGTGAACATCGCCACCCGCCACAAGAAGCCGACCCAGGCGAATCCGCAGGGCGGCCTCGAGAAGATCGAAGCGCCGATGCACATCTCGAAGGTTGCGCACGTGACCGCCGACGGCAAGCCCACCCGCGTTCGTTTCGAGACGCAGGACGGCAAGAAGGTCCGCGTGGCCGTGAAGACGGGGGACAAGATCGATGGCTGA
- the secY gene encoding preprotein translocase subunit SecY, with translation MASAADQMAQSISLSKFAQATDLKKRLWFTIGALIVFRLLSYVPLPGIDPTALNLLSERTTGGVLDFFNTFSGGSLSRMSLIALGVMPYITASIVVQLATSLSPQLAAIKKEGESGRKKLNQYTRYGTVALTAIQGYFIAVGLEALSATNGVAAVIEPGMTFRIAAVISLIGGTMFLMWLGEQITSRGIGNGVSLIIMAGIVAHLPTTLVNLLEGGRSGSIDAVRLIGIVIAVVALILFICFMERAQRRILIQYPKRQTQRGMQADRSHLPLKINTAGVIPPIFASSLLLMPLTISQFAGQRVAGESKWGDFIITLNQYLAHGQPVYMALYAAGIIFFSFFYTAVVFNPEETADNLKRYGGFIPGIRPGKNTETYFDYVLTRITVIGAAYLTIICLLPEYLVSALSIPFYLGGTSLLIVVNVTMDTVTQIQSHLLAHQYGDLIKKAKLKGGRLR, from the coding sequence ATGGCATCCGCAGCCGACCAGATGGCGCAAAGCATCAGTCTGTCGAAATTCGCACAGGCGACCGACCTCAAGAAGCGGTTGTGGTTCACGATCGGTGCGCTGATCGTCTTCCGCCTGCTCAGCTACGTGCCGCTGCCGGGGATCGACCCGACCGCGCTCAACCTGCTGAGCGAGCGCACGACCGGTGGCGTGCTCGACTTCTTCAACACCTTCTCGGGCGGTTCGCTCAGCCGCATGTCGCTGATCGCGCTCGGCGTGATGCCGTACATCACCGCATCGATCGTCGTGCAGCTCGCCACCTCGCTGTCGCCGCAGCTCGCCGCGATCAAGAAGGAAGGCGAATCGGGCCGCAAGAAGCTCAACCAGTACACGCGCTACGGCACGGTCGCGCTGACCGCGATCCAGGGCTATTTCATCGCCGTCGGGCTCGAGGCGCTGTCGGCGACCAACGGCGTCGCTGCGGTGATCGAGCCGGGCATGACCTTCCGCATCGCAGCGGTGATCAGCCTGATCGGCGGCACGATGTTCCTGATGTGGCTGGGCGAGCAGATCACCAGCCGCGGCATCGGCAACGGCGTATCGCTCATCATCATGGCCGGCATCGTCGCGCATCTGCCGACGACGCTCGTCAACCTGCTCGAAGGCGGACGTTCGGGCTCGATCGACGCGGTGCGCCTGATCGGCATCGTCATCGCCGTAGTCGCGCTGATCCTTTTCATCTGCTTCATGGAGCGGGCGCAGCGTCGCATCCTGATCCAATACCCCAAGCGCCAAACGCAGCGCGGCATGCAGGCGGATCGCAGCCACCTGCCGCTGAAGATCAACACCGCGGGCGTGATCCCGCCGATCTTCGCCTCGTCGCTGCTGCTGATGCCGCTGACGATCAGCCAGTTCGCCGGCCAGCGCGTCGCGGGTGAATCGAAGTGGGGCGATTTCATCATCACCCTCAACCAGTATCTGGCGCACGGGCAGCCGGTGTACATGGCGCTCTACGCCGCGGGCATCATCTTCTTCTCGTTCTTCTACACCGCGGTGGTGTTCAACCCGGAGGAGACCGCGGACAATCTGAAGCGCTATGGCGGCTTCATTCCCGGCATCCGTCCCGGCAAGAACACCGAGACGTATTTCGATTACGTGCTGACCCGCATCACCGTGATCGGTGCGGCGTATCTGACGATCATCTGCCTGTTGCCGGAATATCTGGTGTCGGCGCTGTCGATCCCGTTCTACCTTGGTGGCACCAGCCTGTTGATCGTCGTCAACGTGACGATGGACACGGTGACGCAGATCCAGTCGCACCTGTTGGCCCACCAATATGGCGATTTGATCAAGAAGGCGAAGCTGAAGGGCGGGCGTCTCCGCTAA